The DNA region CCGCAGCCTCCAAATCTGAAATAATTTGAGCATAGACTTCCGTAACGGAGGTTCTGGACTGGCCAAAATACTCTTGTGGATTTTCAACTTCATCAACAATTAAAGGAACATCACCAAAGGTTCTCACTAAATTGAAATAAAGTAATGCTCTAATGAATAACATTTCTCCAGTCCGCGCTTCTTTTAATGCGGCATCTTCAAACTCTACTTCTTGAATTCTGCTGAGCACAATATTGGCTCTTTGAATGCCTTTGTAGGTGTCTTCCCAAACATCGGCTATAAGGCTACTTTGCGGAATAACGATAAAGTCGTCCAGCATCCCATAGTTTCCACCATCATTGGCTGGAGTTTCATCATAGGCATCTTCGCCCGGAAGTTCTCCAACAGCGGGCATGGCCGTGTCATAAACACCTGTAAATTGCAGGGTAGCGAATACGGCATTTACCGCTTCTTCCATTTCTGCCTCATTGGCATAGAAATTATCGGCAACCTTAGTGGTGGTTGGGTTCTGAATCAATTCTTTTTCGCAGCTTACCAATCCCAGAGCAAGAACTGCAATAGTTAAGGATATATACTTTTTCATTTGAATAGCTTTTTAGTATGAAATTTTTAAACCGATTGTATAGGTCTTGGAAATAGGATAGTTACCGCCGGAGTTGTAGCCGGACGTAAGTATATCACTTGAAGTACCATCTGGGTTCCAACCTCTCCATTTGGTAGAGGTAAACAGGTTATTTCCTGAAAAATAAACTTGTAAGCCGGAAAGTTTGATTCTCTCCAATAAGTTTTCCTGAAAATTATAACCTACGCGGAGGTCTCTAAATCTGAAATAATCACCATTGTTTTCTTCTACAGTTACAGAACTACGCAGAATTTTTCTTGAGTTGGAGAAATTACCAAAGTTGGGCTGACCCAAAAATCCGTCAGGATTGTTGACCGGGTGGTACCTATTGTCAAAGTAATATTGCGTAGGAACCCCAAAGCCTTCCCCGGATTCGGTTATGGAGCTAAGGTCGCCATCCAATAATGTTCTTCCCTCTACACCGGCAAAATTGGCACTTAAGGTAAAGCCTTTGTAATCTAGGTTTACACCAAAACCATAGGTAAAATCAGGAGCATAAGTACCTTTGGATGTTTTGTCCTCATCATCTATAACACCATCGTTATTGATGTCCACAACTTTTAAATCACCCGTAAGGGTACCGTCTAAATGTGGTGTTGAGTCAATTTCTTCCTGTGTTTTAAATACACCATCTAAGGTATACCCATAGATTTCGGCAATAGGTCTACCAATTTGAGTTGTAAAAAGTTGGTCCCTACCCGTAGCAATTTTATCTTGCCCAGGCCCTAAAGCAATAACCTTGTTCTCATACGAGGTTAGGTTGGCGTTGAACCCAACGCCTAACTCTCCTACTTTAAAACCGTTCCCGGATATCTGAAATTCCCAGCCTTGGTTTTCCATTTCACCAATATTGGCCAATACATTATCATAACCTGTTTGCTGTGGAACGGGAACATCCAATAGCAAATCTTTGGTGTTGGTCTTATAATAGGCCATGTTGAAGTTCAGTTTGTTATTGAACAACCCAAGGTCCAGACCAATGTTAAAAGAAGAAGCTACTTCCCAACCCAAATCTGGATTAGGGGCAGATGTGGTAATATATCCTGGTGCAATACCACCATCAAATACATAGTTGGAATCCGTTACCAATGCTTTAGAAGCATAGGTTCCAATCTGGTTGTTTCCAGTTTGACCCCAACTGGCCGATATCTTACCAAAACTTACTACATCATTTTGAGGAAAAAAACCTTCTCTGGTAAATACCCAACCGCCTGCAACGGAAGGGAAATTACCCCATCTGTTATTGATTCCGAACCTTGAAGATCCATCACGACGAATAGCTGCCGATATCAGATACTTTGAATCAAAATCATACTGTAAACGAGCCAAGTAGGATTCTAATGTCCATATACCTACATCCGCCGATGCGGTAAAAGCACTTGCACCCGCAATATTTTGAATGTTATCATCTGCGAAACCGGTACCGATTACCCTAGTATAATCCGTTTTTTCCTTTTGAAACGTATAACCACCTAAAAGGTTAAGGTGATGTTTGCCAAAACTCTTATCGTATGTTAAGGTGTTTTCAAGCAAATAATTGATTTTATTCTGCTTACGTTGTTCACCGTTAGCATCCGCTCTAGGGGCTGGAGTCCGGTAAGATCCCACGCTAATAGGGTAGTAGTAGTCGCGAACATAGGAATCATAATCGCCTCCTAAAGAAAATTTATAGGTTAGGCCCTCTAGAATTTCTGCATCAATAAAGGCATTACCAAAAATCCTAAATCGTTTTTTAACGTCCGTAATTAAATTGGCAGTGGCAATTAGGTTTTCTACTGGTGTACCATTAATACGGACGCCTTCAACCTCATGCTGTTCGTGTACAAGCTGGTCACTAATATTAATACTTCCATCTGACTTATAAGGGCTGTAAAATGGAAAATTAAGAACGGAAAGGCCAAGCACACCGTTGCTTCGGCTACCTTGGTCTACTGAGTTTTCAATGGAGTACGTAGGTTTTAGGTTGATACCAAATTTGACCTTTTCCGAGATTTGACTCTGAAGATTTACCGATCCCGAGTAACGCTTAAAATCCGTACCAACCACAACACCTTCTTGATCATAATATCCCAAAGATGTGTAATAGGTTGTTTTTTCATTCCCCCCAGAAACGGATAGCGCATAGTTGGACAAGGCTGCATTCCTAAAACCTTCATCGATCCAGTCCGTATTCACAAGGCCGGGCTCTCCATTTAGG from Zobellia alginiliquefaciens includes:
- a CDS encoding SusC/RagA family TonB-linked outer membrane protein; this encodes MNSLSIKQFIALTMKITVLLVIVALMNPLFASTVEAQRLDQVSVELSLKNASIEEVISTIEDQTTFNFVYGRSIINLKNRYNFNYSGVSLKSVLEILAKDAGLAFRRIDENISIDRRKQTENKVVDLIFQQVEGRVLDETGQPLPGASIVEKGTTNGTATDFDGNYSINVGPDAVLVVSYIGYNTEYVPVGNETQIDIKLSMASSALQEVVLIGYGQQARAKVVGSVSEIKNSELENVTAATVDQQLAGKISGVIINQSNGQPGSDSQIIIRGTGTLTAGTNPLIVVDGFPLTEGSSLSSVNPNDIAEINILKDAASASIYGSRAANGVILITTKSGTRNQKTTVTLETYGGVQQQSSGVELVDGYEFAQFLTEARNWGYVSKDPANRSEIDPNSVRVTKLIDGKQIDGRELFLPELTPYLNGEPGLVNTDWIDEGFRNAALSNYALSVSGGNEKTTYYTSLGYYDQEGVVVGTDFKRYSGSVNLQSQISEKVKFGINLKPTYSIENSVDQGSRSNGVLGLSVLNFPFYSPYKSDGSINISDQLVHEQHEVEGVRINGTPVENLIATANLITDVKKRFRIFGNAFIDAEILEGLTYKFSLGGDYDSYVRDYYYPISVGSYRTPAPRADANGEQRKQNKINYLLENTLTYDKSFGKHHLNLLGGYTFQKEKTDYTRVIGTGFADDNIQNIAGASAFTASADVGIWTLESYLARLQYDFDSKYLISAAIRRDGSSRFGINNRWGNFPSVAGGWVFTREGFFPQNDVVSFGKISASWGQTGNNQIGTYASKALVTDSNYVFDGGIAPGYITTSAPNPDLGWEVASSFNIGLDLGLFNNKLNFNMAYYKTNTKDLLLDVPVPQQTGYDNVLANIGEMENQGWEFQISGNGFKVGELGVGFNANLTSYENKVIALGPGQDKIATGRDQLFTTQIGRPIAEIYGYTLDGVFKTQEEIDSTPHLDGTLTGDLKVVDINNDGVIDDEDKTSKGTYAPDFTYGFGVNLDYKGFTLSANFAGVEGRTLLDGDLSSITESGEGFGVPTQYYFDNRYHPVNNPDGFLGQPNFGNFSNSRKILRSSVTVEENNGDYFRFRDLRVGYNFQENLLERIKLSGLQVYFSGNNLFTSTKWRGWNPDGTSSDILTSGYNSGGNYPISKTYTIGLKISY